In one Umezawaea sp. Da 62-37 genomic region, the following are encoded:
- a CDS encoding Rieske (2Fe-2S) protein, translated as MGDVPVGGGVLVDMPGDGQLLLVRPSEGVVKAFNPACPHQGTTVNPPTGGEITCPTHRSGFDPATGAVRSGPAPKGLTEVAVVVTRTDVVLA; from the coding sequence GTGGGGGACGTGCCGGTTGGGGGTGGGGTGCTGGTGGACATGCCCGGCGATGGCCAACTGCTGCTCGTCCGGCCCTCCGAGGGTGTGGTGAAGGCGTTCAACCCGGCCTGTCCGCACCAGGGCACGACGGTGAATCCGCCGACCGGGGGCGAGATCACGTGTCCGACGCACCGCAGCGGGTTCGATCCGGCGACAGGGGCGGTGAGGTCCGGACCTGCGCCTAAGGGGCTGACCGAGGTGGCGGTGGTGGTCACCCGGACGGATGTGGTTCTCGCCTGA
- a CDS encoding helix-turn-helix transcriptional regulator — MAEISPRGSSSRRACPCGALIAADNTDRLCHRCRRNARIDVFGPPGVPAEFWDHLAIAGALAERDMGAVLAAYRHHPQHVSRVTQDRMAGWLGISQAQLSRYESGENPIDRMDRLRHFAQALGIPGDRLWFDRAGIQSQVGPETGAPPDVLAAAWDASSIARSVEETARNDLAISRRAALAGAAAVAVGPALVEPLQRWLHPLQTMSRWSSSSAISEEELAALQRVADGLRGWSGRGGFGLARKAVLGQLDELAERLSRAPAGPTTERAFFIGAELSKVAASMSWDAGLHDAAQRYYVLAVRMAKAGRNDPFAALCLAAMARQMFDLGRPEDGLELVQLAQYGTRRTATPTLQSLLLTREAWAYAQMGQVREFERVVGLAQDSFSQRKAKDEPRWLHSFDEAEMEGVIGARTRDLAAGHDPRLAVAAEKHIRRALDLRDPSLVRNRAFDVIGLARTKMVAGQPEEACHLINEVLPTAERLSSGRVLRKLQDFAKESERHRDLPGVQETRDAIRAMRTA, encoded by the coding sequence ATGGCAGAGATCAGCCCCAGGGGATCCAGTTCCAGGCGCGCATGCCCGTGCGGGGCGCTGATCGCCGCCGACAACACCGATCGGCTCTGCCACCGGTGCAGGCGGAACGCGCGGATCGACGTCTTCGGACCGCCGGGGGTGCCCGCCGAGTTCTGGGACCACCTGGCCATCGCCGGCGCGCTGGCGGAGCGCGACATGGGCGCGGTCCTCGCCGCGTACCGCCACCACCCCCAGCACGTCAGCCGGGTCACCCAGGACCGCATGGCGGGGTGGCTCGGGATCAGCCAAGCGCAACTCTCCCGGTACGAGAGCGGTGAGAACCCGATCGACCGGATGGACCGACTGCGCCACTTCGCGCAGGCGTTGGGCATTCCCGGTGACCGGTTGTGGTTCGACCGGGCCGGAATCCAAAGCCAGGTGGGCCCGGAAACCGGTGCCCCGCCCGATGTGCTCGCCGCGGCGTGGGACGCGTCGAGCATTGCCCGATCGGTCGAGGAGACGGCGAGGAACGACTTGGCGATCAGCAGACGAGCGGCGCTCGCGGGAGCGGCCGCGGTTGCAGTGGGTCCCGCACTGGTCGAACCGCTTCAGCGGTGGCTACATCCGTTGCAGACGATGTCCCGGTGGTCGTCGAGTTCGGCGATCAGCGAGGAGGAGTTGGCGGCGTTGCAGCGCGTCGCGGACGGGTTGCGCGGCTGGAGCGGGCGGGGCGGGTTCGGATTGGCCCGCAAGGCGGTGCTGGGCCAGTTGGACGAACTGGCCGAGAGGCTGTCACGAGCACCGGCGGGTCCGACGACGGAACGGGCCTTCTTCATCGGTGCGGAACTGTCGAAGGTGGCGGCGAGCATGTCGTGGGACGCGGGGCTGCACGACGCGGCCCAGCGCTACTACGTGCTGGCCGTCCGCATGGCGAAGGCGGGCCGCAACGACCCGTTCGCCGCCCTGTGCCTGGCCGCCATGGCCAGGCAGATGTTCGACCTCGGACGTCCCGAGGACGGGCTGGAGCTGGTGCAGCTCGCGCAGTACGGCACCCGGCGCACGGCCACGCCGACGTTGCAGTCCCTGCTGTTGACCAGGGAGGCGTGGGCGTACGCGCAGATGGGTCAGGTGCGGGAGTTCGAAAGGGTCGTCGGCCTGGCGCAGGACAGCTTCAGCCAGCGCAAGGCCAAGGACGAGCCGAGGTGGCTGCACAGCTTCGACGAGGCCGAGATGGAAGGCGTCATCGGGGCGCGGACGCGCGACCTGGCCGCGGGGCACGACCCGCGGCTGGCGGTAGCGGCCGAGAAGCACATCCGGCGGGCGCTCGACCTGCGCGACCCGTCGCTGGTGCGCAACAGGGCGTTCGACGTGATCGGCCTGGCGCGCACCAAGATGGTGGCGGGCCAGCCGGAAGAGGCCTGCCACCTCATCAACGAGGTCCTGCCGACCGCGGAACGGCTCTCCTCGGGCCGGGTGCTGCGCAAGCTCCAGGACTTCGCGAAGGAATCGGAGCGGCACCGGGACCTGCCCGGAGTCCAGGAGACGCGCGACGCGATCCGCGCCATGCGGACGGCCTGA
- a CDS encoding Rieske (2Fe-2S) protein — MTSLTENTALTSRRSMLCGLAVAMVVPGGLAACSTTTSSPSTGTGGTTGGGSTPTDGTGTGTTGGAAAGLAALADVPDGGGLIVESGGKPLVLTRTGETVKAFGAACPHQGTTVGAPAGGVITCPNHGSQFSATDGSLKKGPATKGLTEVPVKVADGQVVMA, encoded by the coding sequence TTGACTTCCCTCACCGAGAACACGGCCCTGACGTCCCGCAGGTCGATGCTGTGCGGTCTTGCCGTCGCGATGGTCGTGCCCGGCGGTCTCGCCGCGTGCTCGACCACGACCAGCAGCCCCAGCACCGGGACCGGCGGGACGACCGGAGGCGGTTCGACGCCGACGGACGGGACCGGAACCGGAACGACGGGTGGCGCGGCGGCCGGGTTGGCGGCGTTGGCGGACGTGCCGGACGGCGGCGGGCTGATCGTCGAGTCGGGGGGCAAGCCGCTGGTGCTGACCCGGACCGGTGAGACCGTCAAGGCGTTCGGCGCTGCGTGCCCGCACCAGGGCACGACGGTCGGCGCGCCCGCGGGCGGCGTCATCACCTGCCCGAACCACGGCAGCCAGTTCAGCGCCACCGACGGCTCGTTGAAGAAGGGGCCCGCGACCAAGGGGCTCACCGAGGTGCCCGTGAAGGTCGCCGACGGTCAGGTCGTCATGGCTTAA